The following coding sequences are from one Equus caballus isolate H_3958 breed thoroughbred chromosome 27, TB-T2T, whole genome shotgun sequence window:
- the DEFA31L gene encoding Paneth cell-specific alpha-defensin 31L precursor — MRTLALLAALLLLAYQTQAVTLGERDDQVPALDQTGAEVQDLTISFAGDERSTRDASDRKRKLKCKCKLKFSDS; from the exons ATGAGGACCCTCGCCCTCCTCGCTGCCCTTCTTCTCTTGGCCTATCAGACCCAGGCTGTGACCCTGGGAGAGAGAGATGACCAGGTTCCTGCCCTGGACCAGACTGGGGCTGAGGTCCAGGACTTGACCATTTCCTTTGCAGGGGATGAACGTTCCACTCGAGACGCTTCAG ACCGtaagagaaaactaaaatgcAAGTGCAAATTAAAGTTTTCCGATTCTTGA